The genomic stretch TTTCTTTCTGTTACTTCGAAAGTAGCTGCTTCAGCTTTAGCCACGCGAATTCTCGATATTCCTTTTTATTTCTCATCAAACGAATGGCATCTTCTTCTGGAAATCCTAGCTATTCTTAGCATGATATTGGGGAATCTCCTTGCTATTACTCAAACAAGCATGAAACGTATGCTTGCATATTCGTCCATAGGGCAAATCGGATATGTAATTATTGGAATAATTGTTGGAGACTCAAATGATGGATATGCAAGCATGATAACTTATATGCTGTTCTATATCTCCATGAATCTAGGAACTTTTGCTTGCATTGTATTATTTGGTCTACGTACCGGAACTGATAACATTCGAGATTATGCAGGATTATACACGAAAGATCCTTTTTTGGCTCTCTCTTTAGCCCTATGTCTCTTATCCCTAGGAGGCCTTCCTCCACTAGCAGGTTTCTTCGGAAAACTCTATCTATTCTGGTGTGGATGGCAAGCAGGCCTATATTTCTTGGTTTCAATAGGACTCCTTACGAGCGTTCTTTCTATCTACTATTATCTAAAAATAATCAAGTTATTAATGACTGGACGAAACCAAGAAATAACCCCTTATGTGCGAAATTATAGAAGATCCCCTTTAAGATCAAACAATTCCATCGAATTGAGTATGACTGTATGTGTGATAGCATCTACTATACCAGGAATATCAATGAACcccattcttgcaattgctcaggATACCCTCTTTTAGCTGCTAGGTCTATTTCTTAGTTCAAGATCCCTCTTACTAACTGGAATAAAAGAATTAGTAGATCTGTTCCGCCCAAAATGGGAATGGGTGCTAGGGTTATGAACTTATAATCATGGAATCGACTCGATCATCAGATTATAAGTTCATTCCATACCGGACCAGATCGTGCACATTCTTATTATGAGAAGGGGTCATTCGAGCCTATGGAAATAGGATACTCTGTTTACATAGAAATCCCTACGTCCTTACATTCTATTTAGGATTAGGAATAGGTGTAATCAGACCTGCTTTTGACATATCTATCCTATCCTTATTTGGGTACCATATGCACCTCTTTGGGCTTCTATTGAATCGAGAAATTGGATTGTACATCTTTTTGATTTTGATATCGATTTTGATACATATAAGGTGTCCTACGGATAATGCAAATCGAAGCTATTTGATGTCTGACTCAGGCCTATATGTATATGACCGATCGATCGAAATACTCCAAGACTCCACCTTTGTCATATATTCCATATATCACATTCGATAGATATCATATTCATGGAATACGATTCACTTTCAAGATGCCTTGATGGTGAAATGGTAGACACGCGAGACTCAAAATCTCGTGCTAAAGAGCGTGGAGGTTCGAGTCCTCTTCAAGGCATAATACGGAGAATGCTCATTGAATGAGCATTCCCCGTAGAAGTATTCCGGAAATCTGCGCCTGGCGCTCTCCTCTATCTTCTGAGGTCCTTAACCATCTCCCTGAGAAAAGTAGACAGTAAAAGCCAAAATAGACTAAATATAGCCTGAATGATCCTAAAAACCCCTCGAAGGAGATAATAAAGAACCTAAAGCAGACGGTATCCTACTGCAAGGGTGGTCTTAAGAATCCAAAAGAGGTTGCTCAGAAGAGATAGATGTATCCCAACCTCTATTGCTCTCGCGTAAAGCCTTTTTTTTTACGCGACAGGAAAAAGTGACTACGAATTCCCCTTTTTGTTTGCGAATCCCTGTTTGTATCCTTTGAGCGCACGCCCATAAGTAGCGATCAAGGAAATCGATCAAACGATCCCAATACCGTGAAAGAGAAACTTCCCAGATCCAGGGAAGCTTATCATAAAGGGCTTCAACAAGGGGTTTTATTCGTTCTTTGAGCAAAAAGATAAAGATCGGATAGATTCGAACCGCAATTGCAAAGGTAATAACTACTATGCCAGCCCAAATCATGATCTTCACCAACTTGGATTTGGTTCTCTCGCGAAAATCGCGAGTTGCAGAGATGAGAACCATGAAAAGCAAGATCCCGAATAAGAAAATAGAAACCGAGGAAACCACAAGAGTGAAGACTAGTAGAGTCTCATCTTTTGTCATTCTTTGCTCCTTTTTCACTCAATGATTCATTCGAATTTCCCAACCAAAAATTCTATATGTCTATTCTATGATATTTCTATATATATAGAATATGATATCTAATATGACACCCGATTTGTCAAAGGGATTGGATTGGTGACTTACCCATTCAGTGACTTTGGCACTGGACGTTCCAAAAACGGGTACTATCGGATCGGGTGAATTAGAGAATAGACAGAGGTCCGTTGGCATTTCAGCTTCTCTTCTCCTTTCAGGGCCTATCCGAAAGAGAATCCAGGACCTCTTGGTCCTGAATATCAGAATAGGACGAACGAACCGGCCTCCGCGGATATCTTTGCTTCGGAACAAAACAATTAGCATTAGGCTCGGTCAACTGGAATGTGTATTATCCATATGGGAGATCTTCCAATCGAGAAGATCCATCGATCTGAGACGAAGAGAAAGGGCCCATTTTCTTTACTTATTCAGTTAAACCAAGGATTCGTTATGGAAACAGATAGCAACAACCATTTCATCAGACATGCGTATTTTTGATTATCCGGTGGATTTACACAGTTTCATTAATGCAAATTGTTTGATGTAGTTAGTACTCAGGTTATTCGACGCTCAAGAATTCTTATTTAGGCAGTTCATATCATCCCATACATAGTGTTTTGATCTAAGATTGCAATTCTTCCATGTTTCCGCAGTAGCATATTGTTCCATGGAGCTAGGGTCCAAAATAGGAATCAACAAGTGTTTCCACGACTCTACCGCCCGGCCAATCCTGTTCCACTGAATCCCCTCCCTTTTTCATGGCCACATATCTTTACGGCTAAGGAGTGGGAAATCTTTCTCCTGTTACACAAATGAAATGTTTCATTTCATCCGGGAAAAGCCACCTCTTTctccacaaacaatgtctttgtcATTTGATCCAGGAGCCTTCCGTTAGATAGGAACAGCTTTGCTAAATACTGAGAACTCTCGGATAGAGTATTAGAATGAAAAGACCATTAATTATATAAGGAAGAGCCCAGGGTTCTAGCCCATTCCCATTCCTAAATCAATAATTCGTAGTGCTTTTGCCTTTCTTGCGTACTCCTGGTGAACCAGTTGCTAGCCATATGTTTAGGAGGCTTTTTTCTCCAGGTACTGGTACTAAGCCGCTTTGCCATCTCTTCATCTTCATCTGCAAAGAATTCTCGACGTGAAAACACAGAGACAAAGGCCTGATCTTTGAATAGGAAAAAGAATGGATCCGAAGGTCCCAAATCAATTGGCTTATTCGAAAAAAGCCTTCTTCTTTGAAAGATATATCTCGTGTCTGGTACTGCATTGTTCCACTCTGCAAGAAGTCCGAATCAGTCTCTTGCACCTCCCCCTTTTTATGATAAATATACCAGAAATAATTCGAATAAATAGcagtctctgacaactcatcctcTTTAATCTGCTTGGACCCGCTCCAATACCCATAGGAAAATCCCCAGTCATATTCAGCGTACCTGTCCCTGCAATCAAATAGATTGTCCCAAGGGCCCCATATTCTAGGAGCCCAAGTTATGCTATTGAAAATTCGTTCCTCTAGCAGTTCCGGTTTGACCATTCCGTTCCCTTTTTCAAACTCCACTTCTTTTCATATAGCATCCCTAATCAAAGAGAGAACAATATCCATTTCAAAACATTTCTAACGGATTCCTTGGTTCGGACCGACGAAGTAATGGCACTCGATTATTATCAACCCGACTGCAATCTTTTTCTGTCGGTAAGGATTGCACCAGAGCACCTTCTACTTCTAATAGGCCATGAACTATAGATAGAGAAGAATCATTCTGAGCGAGTCCATAAGAAGCGACCCACTTTTTCATCGGTTCCGGGGGAAGACCAAAGATCTTGCGCGACCGGTCCGCCAGAAAAACTCAAAAGAGAAAGAAGTCTCGTTAATCTCTTCATGCTCGTTCCAAGTTCGAAGTACCGTTTGGCCAAAGAAAAAGCCGCTTCCTGACACGATTGCCTCTTTATATAGATAGATATAGGATCTATGGGGTTATTACTTAGAAGTCTATTTTGTACAAGATCCCCTCCTATCTGATAGAAAAGGGTCCCATGATCCCGAGCCGGTCTTATCTTGGCTCGCAAACCCCAAGTTTGTCTATGAAGAGCTAATCTAATTGTATTAGTTTCTATAATGGATTTCTTATGTGGAATACTAATGGATAGGGCCTCGTTGCTAAGTGCTACAAGATCTAGTGCACTGGAACTCGTGGTTATGGACCCGAATCCTTTAGTATGGAACATTGTCTTTTCCAAGTAAAAACCCCTAGTATA from Zea mays cultivar B73 unplaced genomic scaffold, Zm-B73-REFERENCE-NAM-5.0 scaffold_146, whole genome shotgun sequence encodes the following:
- the LOC118473848 gene encoding NAD(P)H-quinone oxidoreductase subunit 2 A, chloroplastic-like yields the protein MDSVLYIREEEKEARNPLFDSDSPTPVVAFLSVTSKVAASALATRILDIPFYFSSNEWHLLLEILAILSMILGNLLAITQTSMKRMLAYSSIGQIGYVIIGIIVGDSNDGYASMITYMLFYISMNLGTFACIVLFGLRTGTDNIRDYAGLYTKDPFLALSLALCLLSLGGLPPLAGFFGKLYLFWCGWQAGLYFLVSIGLLTSVLSIYYYLKIIKLLMTGRNQEITPYVRNYRRSPLRSNNSIELSMTVCVIASTIPGISMNPILAIAQDTLF